GCCGGAATTAGTCCCCTAAAGTGTGTTAGTCATATCTGGCCTCAACTCGCAGACATTACATTGCTGGACGTACGGGGAATGAGTCAGGGGATAGTTGTGCAGCATGGGCCGCGTGAGCggatgatttatttaaaaaaaaaaaaaaaaaaaagcgaataaATGGCCACACCTTGGTTGTGAATGAGATAACAGCAAGGCCAATTGAAGTAAGCAACGAACGGAAAGAGActtgtaaatgtgtttgtgtgttattgTCGGCTCAAAAGGCGAAATTGTTGAAGCGGTTCCAAGCACCAAACGACGCCCTGGAATTTACAACCACGCACTGTTTGTTGTGTCGGGGTGTGAAATTATGTTGATGGCCGGGTTTCGCCCGAATGGAGTGCTTTTCAACCTTTTGACACCTAGTAACGCCTGAGAAAATActtaatatacagtaagtaGACCTAAGCtttcatcaaaaacgaggcagaggttggattcctaaaaagtacaccTGTATTTATTATTGGAAGCCATTGGAACGTTCTTCGCAGTTTGAACACTAACACTGTACTCAAAGATGATTCCATGAAAAAGTATGGCCACGTAAAAGTTAATTAAGAACgacttaaatatttaaaacaaacaggtCTTAAACATTGGCTGCAAATGTACTCTagagttaaatacaactgaattgtatttaaaaatatactgtacttagaaagtaaaaaatgtgcagttcattaaaagtataaaatgtactttaaaaaatgtacttttattggctaattttaagtttaaacgGGCAAAAGGCATAGTGACGCGACTTTTTTGAGAGTTGTCGTTCAGCCTACTTTTTGCTGAGACTTGAAGGCAAACTTTGCAGGTACGAGCACCGCATGGTGGCAacgaactcaactcacttcacaacaagcggcagtttggcagatagtgaacaattcttggggggggggcttcttGCTGTTTTAGTGCCACTCCCCGTTGAAGTTTaccgtcaaactaaacataaagctGAATCACAcagtgtgtatttaaaacaaccacaaaactTTGCCGTatacaaaagtctgctagctaaATGCTTACAGACACCATAGACAGACTACGGAATAGCATGTTTCTCTGTGTTATAACCCTTGAAGCAACGGATATCTGGACTCAAAATGGAACATCAACACATTTAGgcagacaatataaaaatattcacgggcatatattctttatcccgTGCGAAAAACGACCACTGTGTACACAAGCAGGAGCGGGAATTAAATaaacatgatgcacaaactattTCTTTACGTTCTATTTGATTGTTATTGCTGTAATTTTCTATGAAGTACAGTTTTATAGTATGTtgctttccttaaaaaaaagcatgttaaaaaaaatgttttttttgggggggggggcagatcaatggcatttccatttcttTCAATGGGGAAGTATGATTTGAGCTACAAGCATGGCCACAGAGCTAAtcaaacttgtatctcaaagcaccactaagtttgattgtattgtatgtttttgatgtggcaaattatatttaaatttaagtCAGTGACTTTTGCGTACGATTAGTGACAGCCTGTGTTCCACTCGTGGtcctcgtaccacactttgagattCACTGGCCTAGTATTTTAGCAGTCTTTGTACATTTGTAAACAGAGAGGAGCGCAATCTGTGTCTGTGACTGAGCTAGTTTTTAAAGTTGAAACACAAGGAGGGAGCTTGAGACAACCTCGCTCTGGAGTGGCTCCTTCTGTGCTTATTTTCTTATCTTGTTAGAGACTTTGCCCCGCAAATGGTCTCACTTTAAATTGTGGTAACTGCAGGACTTATacatttaattcattctgtgaccaagccTGTAACTCCCCACTGAAATACAATTAATATGTTCGagccctcccaaaaaaaaatcacttttttttttagtttttttcaaataaagaaaaataacaccgTATTGTACAAAACGTTAAAGATTGTCGAGAAATAAACTGGCTTTGTAATTATTaattacatactgtagtatttgtgtgtgggATATGTGCCGAGTGAGTGACATCAAGAGCTGGAGTggttgcgagtgttctcattttgtatttaagtgctttgactgtttgtcctgttcaataaacggctgaaagtgcgTTGGCAACTGATATTCATGACTGATGACATGTTCAGAATTCACATAATTACACATACatgtggtaccttgacttatgttttttttttagttacaagccatcgcttggttgattttattttttttattcccccccccttcTTCGTTGCAAGCAAGTTTCAGATACACTGCCACTTGAGTgcagtgagaaaaaaacaagtgagcAATTGAGGTACTGTactgccctcgcatgtgggcaaggagatcCACAGTCGCCGATacactttcagctgtttatcgaacgggacaaacagtcaaacgtTACGTAAATACataatgagaacactcacaagcAGCTATTGAATCCAGATCCTGACGTTACTCCCTTGGGCAAGtaccttaaaggcacacatctaacatatatattacaatattacagtatgtacagtaattaagcTTTATTGACTTATAGTTTTGTTTGGGGGGGCTGAAACGGGGTAATGACATGTCAATTCTATGGaagaaggaaaataaatgttatacaCAAGTCAACTGAGTGACGAGCTTGGTCACGAAAGACATTCaagtcgtaagtcaaggtaccactgtattttgtttgattCCACTTGAATCAATGCGCTGACTCATGTTTTCTGTCTTCTTCCAGTATGATGTCGTGCCTATTCAGCCCAGCGTTGTCATTTGTTCCCGCTCGCATCCATCAATGGTAAGGAACCACCCTGACTTAAGCAGCAGCCACTGTCCCGGCATGGAGGGCTCGCCCTCAGAGGCCCGTGCTGTCGGAGCGTCTGCCAGCGGCCAGGGCTCGGGCCTCCGTGCGCAGAAGGTGGCTCAGGCCCCTCAGCCTCGCAAGAAGAAACCAGAGGACTTCAAGTTCGGCAAGATACTGGGAGAGGGCTCCTTCTCGAcggtatatatatgtttatttatatatcacACATTCCTCTTCACTTTTTAATTACACTTGGGTAGCTGTTGCTACATGCTAGCATTCCTCTGATCAAGGATGAGTCATCTTGAATTGACAGACCTTCCCCCCCTTTAAGGTTGTCCTAGCAAGAGAGCAGGTAACTGGCAAAGAATATGCAAGTAAGTATTCATGCAAAATACTTTGGTAAATTGCAGCAAATGACTCAAAGTTGACTTGTGTATTCTTACTTGTGTTTTCTCTTGTGTTCAAGTTAAGATATTGGAGAAGCGGCACATCATGAAGCAGAACAAAGCCCAGTATGTAAAACGAGAAAGGGATTTAATGTCAAATCTCGAGCACCCGTTCTTCGTCAAACTCTTCTTCACATTTCAAGATGATGACAAGTTGTGTATCCTTTTCACACGAGTATTATTTGTTAGGGATGCGTCGATACTGCACTTCTGTAGTCGTGGAAACATTCCGATACTACGACACACTGAACAACTTTAGCAGCCTCTCGTATAGTATACAAATCCGTCCTCGCTGAGCGCACGGTGTGCAGATAacaaagatccatccattttctgtactgtttatCCAAGCTATTTATtgacaaaacaaatggaagtttccagtaaaagaaagagagagaattacacattcTATATTTAAGCAAACACTAACACAGAATGCGgagctaacgaatagcatcgatGTCGCAGTACAAACGTAAATAATTAATATTCAAACACAGACTGAAACATACAGAAAGATTATTtatcaatactcacaggcagATATTATTTTTACCCTGCCAAAAACATATTACCATAGCTTTGCCGCAATATTCTTATTTGTCTTCAGCAGAGCcacatgttttgtgtttttcaacaATATTTAATTGCGTGTATACAAGTGTTATATTTCAGTGAAACTTATGCCATGTTAAAtaaatttgtgttttgaatcatatttaattgagtgtatgaaaagtgttcttttattaaaacacattttcatcaaaattgCTCGACGAAATGGCATTATGAAGTATTGGTACTCTGTATCAGCGAGTAtgcaaatgtaagtacttgtgCTCGGCCTGAAATAGTGGAATCGGCGTATCCCTAATTGCGTGTTTCGTCTTGATGACTGTGTTTTGCTGTTGACTTTTCTAATAGTTGTCCTCCTTCAACAAGGGTTTTCAGATTTTGGTCTCAGCTACGCAAAGAATGGCGAACTCCTAAAATACATTCGTAAAATTGGTTCATTTGATGAGACCTGCACTAGATTCTATTCAGCGGAAATTGTTAGCGCTCTAGAATACTTGCACAATAAGGGGATTATCCATAGGTATGTATTTAAggcttttatttattgattttttcaTTGCTTTCCACTCGTGTTATAACCAAAGTGCTTCCTTTCAGAGATCTGAAACCAGAGAATATTCTTTTGAGTGAAGAGATGCACATCCAGATAACAGATTTTGGGACAGCAAAACAATTGTCATCGGACAGCAAACAAGGTCAATTAGTATTTCGTCTGGACGTTTCAGTATAATATTCTCAAAAGTGTCATAAATGTTCCctttttattcttctgttgCAGCAAGAGCAAACTCCTTTGTCGGAACAGCACAGTATGTTTCTCCGGAGCTCCTAACAGAGAAATCAGCCTGCAAAAGGTAACTGGCTCAGGTCATTATTTAGGGTTGATataactttgttttttgtaagtGACATTACAGTAGCATTTTTTTATTccgtcttgttgttgtttttttagctcTGACCTCTGGGCATTGGGATGTATTATCTATCAATTGGTGGCTGGTTTACCACCATTCAGAGCTGGGTaagtacaccatttttttatttcacgtatttgttgtcatggcaaaaaagaaacaacaacctAAAGACAAAACTGGAAAGAATAAAATGTAGTACAGTAAACACCCCTCCATCGCGAGGGTTTTACGTTCCAGACCCCTCGCGAGAAGTGAAAATCCGCAATGTAGAAATACCtatagaaatatgaaaaaaatgttgtttttttttttttttacttgaaattcTTGTCTTCaaacacttttaaaatacacacacatttaaacacagaaTAAATTGAGAGAGAAGagtgcaagagcaatggatttaaaacaaaatggcgAAAATTAATGatgtatactgtacaaaaaattttttgtaGACTCCATGTACTATCAATTGCCGTAACTGggttagaaaaataaaataaaaatagaggtCTTGCGCAATAATACAAACCATGAAATAACGGGATGGCGAAGCGTGAACGCCAATATAGCAGTAACCCTTGAAAACATGACCAAACAGAGTTCATCAGAGACCTGAATACAATCTTGCAACTCCTTAAAGTAGAAAGTGTCCCAACCACTTCAAATGAGCGAGCACTCTAAAGCGTTACCGTCTTCTTATCAATGTAAAACGCCTGTTGTTGTGGCAACAGAACCAACGGAGGAGAGTGTTGTTCAAACAGAGAGGCTTTGTAAACAATAGCACATTTACTGAACAGAATTTCTTCTCTGTGGCCAAGGTAACAACAGGTCACAGTTGTTAATCAAAATGGAAAATACATGATACATTTGTCAGCaatcattatattttattttcctttggtTTTCTTCATAGAAATGAGTACTTAATATTCCAGAAAATAATAAAGCTGGAGTATGAATTCCCAGAGAAATTCTTCCCCAGAGCCAAGGATCTTGTCAAACAGCTTTTGGTAAGTCATTCGATCATAATAGCTTCtaagagcaaaaaaatacaaatgtcatattttatttcaaagtcATTGGACCCTTCAAATCGGATCGGGTGCGACGAGATGGGTGGCTACGACCCTTTGAAACAGCACCCCTTCTTTGACACCATCTCCTGGAGTGACCTGGACATGCAAACGCCCCCCAAGCTCACCCCTTATCTGCCCGCTATGTCTGAGGATGATGAGGACTGCTATGGGAATGTACAATAACGCCTCTTATTTTTGcccgttgttgttgtcacaatAAAGCTGCGATACTGAATCCCCTGTGATTTGTGCATGTAGTACGACGACCTCCTGAGCCAGTTCAGCAACATGCAGGTGGCCCAGTCCAGCTCGTCACACTCCCTGTCGCCGCACGAGTCGACGCCCCCGCAACGGTCCAGCAGCAACATCGAGCAATACATCCACGACCTGGACAACAACTCCTTTGAGCTCGACCTGCAGTTTACCGATGAGGAGAAGCTTTTGTTGCTGGACAAACAAACCTCTGGAAATCCTTGGTAAGTCTTGACCGTGTTCAGTCTTTGAATGCACACGCTATCCTACTTGAGAACATTCCGACGTCCAAACAGACTGCCGTGTTAGTTAAAAATGTTGTCTGCAAAAAAGTGACACCCCCCTTGCCTATTTGCGGTTAGCTGTCCATTAATTCACTTATTCGTTTCGGTAACCCACCACGATGCACccagtaacaacaacaacaaaaagcatatttaataatgattgtaaaaatggcaaaataaagaataatatATGAACAGCCTTGAGGAACTGAACTTGTTCGTAAGTAGGGTAGCGCCTATAAAGTGTCAGTTCAGTGTCATAACAGTTTGAGTGCTACtcatgttgtttaatgtcactaaTATGtaggtgctgttttttttaaatttttttattctaatttaCACAGGCACCAGTTTGTCGAAAATaaccttattttaaaaatgggtcCAGTGGACAAACGAAAGGTGAgtcctttgttttgtgttttacagtGCATCTAAGCCAGTGCCGTGAATTACATTTTCCCTCAGCTAGTTAACATAAAAACAAGTCTGTTTTGAAATTGTTACCATCAGCAGCTTTTCCAACAAGGTCTCTTTTTATAGTGGAGCTGGACTGAAACCTATGTCCGTTGCAGGGTCTGTTTGCCCGACGGAGACAGCTGCTCCTTACTGAAGGACCACACCTGTACTATGTGGATCCTGTCAACAAGGTCCTGAAAGGAGAAATCCCTTGGTCACTAGAATTACGCCCTGAGGCCAAGAACTTCAAAACCTTCTTTGTTCACACGGTACACACAACTACTTctagtctttttttccccccttttttgctctgtatcatatttttttctgtagagCTTCTCTCTTCATATTTCTAATTAGGGATGTGCCGATACCACATTTTTTCACACGCGTACAAATACAATTGACTCGCCGATTTAGAGTGCCGATGCTTGTTAATGCCATTATGTTTTACAATTggcatgatttattttatttttttttcattttagaggTGGAACAACTAATCGACTATTTTGCTCTTCGATGAATCCTCTAAAAAaacttgtttaacttaaaattgtccgaATCCTCGAAATAATCGGTGCTTGGCGGTCGGCGCCTGAGAagttcatcatccattttgcagagcagAATTTTCAGTCGCCTTAAAAGTCTTTTCATCCGTGTCTTTAAAGTATGTCCCCACAACACACATCTTTACCCGTAAGGTACTGTATTTGTCAGGCTTAAAATGTGGTATCAGCGGGTACAATATCGGATTATTTTAACGTGTACCGATACTGGTATCGCCATCAGTGTGTCCCTAAATTCTAAGGACCTGTTTTTTCTGTTGCTTGGTGTCATTTCAGCCTAACCGAACATACTATTTGATGGACCCTAGCGGAAATGCTGACAGATGGTGCAAGAAGATCCAAGAAGTGTGGAGAAAGATCTATCAAAGACACCAAAATCCCGGCCTATAGGAGCGCTTCCACTTCCTCCTGTTGCCGGCCCTCTTTTAGCTCTGAGGCCAATCACTGAGCAGAGTAACGCCCTCTTTAGTGCCCTTCATCACCGCAGTGTAAACAAACTTTACAGACGCTGGCATCTAgaccttgtttgttttactgAGTAGAATCATGGGGGAAAATACAACTTTGGATTCAGGGTTGCTTTGCTTCTTCTTTGTGCTCCGTGTGAGGCTTCTGTTGCAATTCTCCCATGTACGGATGTTAAAGAATACCCCCAAGCACatctgcttatttttatttttatttttttgtacattctcGACGGAAGGTGACAGAGGCAAGCTTGGGGAAACGCGAGGGCTTTCTCTCTAAATTCCAAGGACTGGTTTCCTGCGATACCGTAacacaaaatattgatttatGTGAATCACAGAGTGTAATTCAACCATATCCTAAATCCGCGTCCTATGTGCAAGCTGTAGACAGCCCCCTTGTCTAGTGCATATAGTCAGTCCATAGATGTACCATATACTGTACCCTCGATTCAGTCTCGCGCATTTACCAaactcaaatgtatttttgtaagaGCCCATGTATTTCCACAGTATCTGAGTTGTTTTCTTAAATCTAGTGGTACTTGCTTATCGCGGTCCAATCAGATTCTCAGTGGGTCTAAGTGCGCGCCTTCCATAGCCGTTTCCAAGGAGGCGGGTAAACATGCCACTAGCTTGTACTTcctaatcataatcataaactCGCTTACCGTTTCCTGCATGGCCAGTTGTGTAGCGCAGCCTTGTTCCTCTCCCCTTAGGGCACTGGTGATATTACAGTagtttattcaagttttgaaaaagGTGGGTATTTTTTTGAATGCATTGGCAACCATAGCAAATGTTACTGGATGATTTggctgttctgttctgttcacTTTGCTATTTCTTTGTGATgtgaatgtcttctttttttgtgtgtgggatAATTTGCTCATCTTCAGTGCATCCTGTTGAAATATGAAAAATCCTACGTGCTGACCAGAAAATCCTCACCAACAGAGATATGATACATTATACTGTCGTTCTTTGAAGCAATCACAGGTTTCTCTCCTTGAGCCAGATGACTggctcaaccttttttttttttttcccatccacACGTTTGGCCCCATTGGAACTTAAATTGATTCATCCGAAGCtcccttttttgtatttttatttttgaccgATTGCCttcagcttcttttttttttttttattatttgattttatttcccccccaaaggcCCTCCTCCTTTTGGCTGAGTCTGTGTGCAGTGTGTGACTGGAAAATAGGTGAAATAGGACCCTGGGAGCCTGGGGGCTCTGTGTGCAAGGATATCTTTATCTGATCCAAATAAGCGATAAAATAATTGCTGTATCTGTCTGTAAAAGAGTGGAGGAAACACTCCAGAAGTGTTGGCCTCCTTCGCACGGAGATTTTGTCAAAATCAAATAGATAGCGGTCGGTTACATTGTGTATGGAACACTCTACCTGGCTTGTAACTGACGAGAACTGTGATGTACagatattgtattattaaaatctGAAGCAAGTAATGCAACGATACTAGGAtacagtttttgtatttttattcttgTATAAGGTTATTAGAGGGCTATTGTTTAGCCtctagttcattctgtgttatTTAAATTCTAATATATGAATCATATTTGGATTGAAGTCATGTTCAGGGGCCATGTTGTGTATGTTTTGAGATGTAAAGCCTTTGAATGTGAATAATTATTGTAAACTATAATATTTTACAGCTTTTTTCTTACTATatcatacattttctatttgcTCAGTGATTTAATCATGTTCTGATGATAATTTAATGAATCTTGTTCATCCTCTCTCTGATTATTTGTTCGCTAGGTCAGTTGATGTTGAATGacgactccccccccccacccccacccccccacttTAATGCTTGGTAGTCCAGAAATTAAAGCATGTAGGGAATTGAGGCATACGAAGAAAGCCACGTGTCCTGTCTTCTGTTAAGTAGCAGTCATGACATGGGAAAAGATGCAGCGTTTCACTGGCAATGGCTTCTCACCTCCTGCAGCATGTAAATAAAGTATCAGCCCACCATCTGTGTATTTTGTCTTGTTCAAATTACTACGTTTGAGCATTCAGATTAAGGTCCGTGTACTAGTACACTACTGCAAAAGAGTATTGATTTGATAGTTGATATCCAACTCGTGGACTTTTGAGTTGTACACTACTTGTACTAGAAGTGTTTGATGCGTTACATCGAGTAGTGCACTGTTCGCTTCGCTCGTTAACACGTAGTTGTCCTACTTGTGAGTTGAGGTCAAAGAGGATACTAGTACGTTTTCCAAAGACACCGAATAAAGGCTGAAAACGACTTGCCATGAAGCCATTTTGAGCCTTTATTCGCAGTACGCAGGGAATTGCGTTCATAATTCAGCACACTAGCAGTAAGATATCGACTACATTTGATATCGTAGTGTGCTGAAACTGAACATCAATGCACTAGTAGGATATGTTTAAGCATTTATGGAATTCTCGAACTCGTGACAAAGACTTAAATAGCTTTCCATAGTACACGGTTGAATGTTGTAGCGTGTAGAGCAAAATGATAATGACGCTCCCCGGGTTTCGTGTGTCCCTTACTTCAGAGATGTCGCGACATGACGGCGAACAATTGAACAATTCCAGGGGAGCGTCAGCTCGCGTGCAAGTGTGTGTCGGCGCGGGGTGGAGACGACGAGAGTGGGTTGTTATCGGTGGGAGTGGCCGCCGCCGTCCTTTGCGGGAGTAGGACTGGAAGCCGAGCGGACAGCGCGGCGAGTGCAGCTCGCACTAGCGACATTTCCCCGTCAGCCTCTCAGCGAAACAGCCGAGGCGAGCGCGAGGGATGGCGGAGAACAACTCGGAAAGCAGCGGCTCCGTTCATCGCCGGTGCTTGAGCCATTCTTCGGCGGACCGAAGCCCCACGCCCGGTGCGGGCTCGTCCAAATGGATTCGGCTAAACGTCGGCGGGACCTATTTTTTAACAACTAGACAGACGTTGTGTCGGGATCCCAAATCGTTTCTTTACAGGCTGAGCCAAGCTGACCCGGAGCTCGATTCCGACAAGGTAAATGCTAAGCTAGTTAGCACTTGGTTCCGTACTTGGCTGTGTGGGTTTTACTTTCGGTTGCCTTTATTTACCGACTGCTTCGGTTTAACAGTCGGATATTATTGACGTAGCTATTGTCCCTGTTTAACTTGAAGGTATAGCATTTCAAAGCATAACGTAAACTCGATTCCAAACCCCCCAACCACCCCTTTTCCAAGCTAGTTAGCATTAGCACACAGGCTAGATTCCTACAGTGACCACATGACACGTTCGATTGctatcttttttccccccgctgTTTTTAAAAGTCGCTTATAAGTAACGTGCTTAGGTGATATTTGAGGTGAAACCACACCCGTAGCGTTTTAACAGCTCTTTCgttgcattttgtttatttttatccgATATCGAACTGTAAACTTTCTCCCGTCTATGCCATTGTATTGCGTTACACATGTAGAGCAAATCGGAACGTTTTCTGAACCAAGATGGCATGGCCTGCAATGAAAACATTGCAATTTGTTTCCTTTAAAATGTTTCTACACTCATTCATGTTTTATCTTAAGCGTGTTTTGAGGGAGGGGGGTGAGGTGTAGCTCCAAATTTTACTGAACGTTAATTGAAATTTCTTTATAAAAACGTGTGCCAGAAAAGtttcaggactggtgtcacagtGGATGATTTCAAAACTACGATTCCCCACCCTCGGTGTGGGCCAGGCGCAAGAAGAGGCCAGCGTTGTGACAGGAAACTCGTGGCTTCTCACAATGCCTGACAGCTCCTGGCCGAGGAGAAGAAGCAACCGCCCTGCTCACCCGACCTGGCTGCGTGCgacttttgtttctttctttccaaaGTTTCAGGGTGTCACAAGAGAACCCCTTtttgaagacatggatgacattgCGATTCGTTGTGACGACAGAGGATCCTGGAAAataatccttccaggagtgtaTCAAAGCGTGGCAGAGTAGTCTGGGAAAGTGTGTTCGACTCCAGGGGTTTTATTGCCAAGgaggaaaacttgtagtttggatttaaaATCTATCTTTTGTGAGACCAgtcttatatatattttttttctgacaaaggAGCTCACAGGCATTAACTGACTTTTCCAGTGTCACATTTGAGAACTGTGCAGGTACCAGCACAGTTCTCAAATGTGACACCCCTGGCATAAGAGGTGGCAACTAGCCAGGGTGCTGGTGGCCAGGCGCCCACCATGCGTAAGAAGTGATTGCCAAGTGGGGTGAGGTGCTGCCGGGGATGAAGTCACTCCTCTCTCCCTGAATGGCCTCCAGAAGCAGGAGGAGGGTGGAGGCTATATGTCTGTGCGTCTGCCGGTTTGAACAGCAAGCGGCCTGTGTGCTCTCAAGCCCACTGAGGAACAATCAAACAATGAATTAGTATCCGCATGCACTGCAGTGATGCTCTTTTGTATACGTTGCTGCTCGTTTAGCACCTCTATTATGGTTTGTTTTCGTCTGCTTTTATAATCTGCCCTACTTTACACCCAACGGAGACCACGGCTCATCTCgcattttcatgcaaatattctAATCTCCAAATAATCGGCTTGCTTTTTGGTGAGTTTATCCATCAAGTGAGCTACGGCTCATGTCAATCCCGTGTCTTAAGTGCGTGACAGAGGAACCTCAAGCTGTTACTGGCCCTCTCCTGAGTGCCGCCTGATTTAGGAGAGTGCTCAGTATGTGAACTGTTATTAGCAGATGCGCTGTCACTTGCTGCTTTTTCTTAAATGATAAACGTCCAGTTAAAAACCTAGAGTGTCTGGAAAATATACACGCTCACCAGCCGCAACTTTAGGTCAGACTCAATATAAGAAGAGCTTGATTGAAAATTTGGCCTTTATAAATATAgcaatgcttttgttttgtttgtttgtttttttgaatgacTTCCAGTGAGTCTTTTTTACAAAGCCCAGTAGGCGACAAAATGCAACCGCCTCACGGATCCAGTCTTTCCCTATCAAGTAAATACagcattgtgtttgtgtttcagccAAGCAGATTGGAGGTTCATTTCTCAGTCATGCATGGTGACGTGCTTCCGCGGTACTCTTGAAGCTGCATTATTCATGTTGTTGACTGGAGTCTGTTTTGCACGTGGGGTTACACCAGGGGAGAAAGCGCTATCGCGTGCCTGGTCATAGCCATTGGCGTTCTTTTGttaataagttttttttttttttttttttttttttttttgctttgctttgctttaattcAAAGAGTCGTCAAATGACTTGC
The sequence above is a segment of the Phycodurus eques isolate BA_2022a chromosome 19, UOR_Pequ_1.1, whole genome shotgun sequence genome. Coding sequences within it:
- the pdpk1b gene encoding 3-phosphoinositide-dependent protein kinase 1, yielding MARATSQLYDVVPIQPSVVICSRSHPSMVRNHPDLSSSHCPGMEGSPSEARAVGASASGQGSGLRAQKVAQAPQPRKKKPEDFKFGKILGEGSFSTVVLAREQVTGKEYAIKILEKRHIMKQNKAQYVKRERDLMSNLEHPFFVKLFFTFQDDDKLYFGLSYAKNGELLKYIRKIGSFDETCTRFYSAEIVSALEYLHNKGIIHRDLKPENILLSEEMHIQITDFGTAKQLSSDSKQARANSFVGTAQYVSPELLTEKSACKSSDLWALGCIIYQLVAGLPPFRAGNEYLIFQKIIKLEYEFPEKFFPRAKDLVKQLLSLDPSNRIGCDEMGGYDPLKQHPFFDTISWSDLDMQTPPKLTPYLPAMSEDDEDCYGNYDDLLSQFSNMQVAQSSSSHSLSPHESTPPQRSSSNIEQYIHDLDNNSFELDLQFTDEEKLLLLDKQTSGNPWHQFVENNLILKMGPVDKRKGLFARRRQLLLTEGPHLYYVDPVNKVLKGEIPWSLELRPEAKNFKTFFVHTPNRTYYLMDPSGNADRWCKKIQEVWRKIYQRHQNPGL